The Komagataeibacter sp. FNDCR2 nucleotide sequence AGTCAGGACCACGATGCGCCGCATGCCGCTACATCCTCCCATATGGCGAAGAGAGTGTTCCAAAAGCACCGCTGACGGGCCTGGGGCGGCGGCCACGACGGACGTATGTTCCGGATTTCGGCTCCGGGCTCCTGAAACATTCCCTCACCATAGGCGCGGGCGTGGATACTGCCCATAAGAAAACCGCCATGGATGTCTCCATGGCGGTTTTTCCGTAGTCGAGATCAGGAAGAAGGTAGCTTCCGGAGAAGCCACCCCTGCGCCTTACTGCGCGGTATCCTGACCCGTATGCGTCTGCGGTGCGAAGGTCCAGCCTGCGCCATAGGGCTGCGGGAAGAACACGGACCAGCCGCTGCTGGTGCTGTTCCAGCCCGAGCTGGAAACCGGAGCCCCGGTGTCACGCAGCTTGGTCACGTCGGCGGCGGTCACGGTGCCCGGCGCCTTGTTGCCCCAGCTTGTGCGGATGAAGTTGACCACATCGGCGATCTGCTGGGCGGACAGCGACTTGCTGTAACCCGGCATGGCGACCGCGGACGGCGCCCAGTTGCTCGGCGGCAGGATGCCACCATGCGCAACCACGTTCACCAGCGAGGTCGGGTTCTCGGTCACGACGACCGGGTTGCCAGCCAGCGGCGGGAACATGCGGGCGACACCACCACCATCGTTACGGTGGCAGATGGCGCATTCCTTCACATACGTATCAGCACCCGGAACGCTGGCGGTGTTACCCGAAGCCAGCATGTTCGCGGTGGAGGGATCGTAGGTGTAGTTGCCCTGTGACGGCGGGACCGGCGGCAGGCTCTTCAGATACTTCGCGACGGCGCGCAGGTCGTCATCGGTAAAGTACTGGGTGCTCCATGCCACCACATCGCCCATGCCACCGAACACGGCGGAGTGGTCGATACGACCGGACTTCAGGAACAGGTAGATGTCGTCCTCGCTCCAGCGGCCCAGACCCACGACCGGGTCATTGCGCAGGCTCGGCGCAACCCAGTTGTCGATCGGCGCGCCACCGGACAGGAAGT carries:
- a CDS encoding cytochrome c, with amino-acid sequence MINRLKVTFSAAAFSLLAGTALAQTPDADSALIEKGAYVARLSDCVACHTALHGQAYAGGLEIKSPVGTIYSTNITPDPTYGIGRYTFEDFDEAVRHGVRKDGTSLYPAMPYPAFSRMTKEDVQALYAYFMHGVKPVAQPNKQPDISWPLSMRWPLGVWRMLFSPAPKDYTPAPGTDAEVARGEYLVTGPGHCGMCHTPRGFAMQEKALDTAGGPDFLSGGAPIDNWVAPSLRNDPVVGLGRWSEDDIYLFLKSGRIDHSAVFGGMGDVVAWSTQYFTDDDLRAVAKYLKSLPPVPPSQGNYTYDPSTANMLASGNTASVPGADTYVKECAICHRNDGGGVARMFPPLAGNPVVVTENPTSLVNVVAHGGILPPSNWAPSAVAMPGYSKSLSAQQIADVVNFIRTSWGNKAPGTVTAADVTKLRDTGAPVSSSGWNSTSSGWSVFFPQPYGAGWTFAPQTHTGQDTAQ